A single window of Cheilinus undulatus linkage group 12, ASM1832078v1, whole genome shotgun sequence DNA harbors:
- the LOC121518935 gene encoding acetylcholine receptor subunit gamma-like, giving the protein MGARNLLIFFGAATILGVLVVQVCCNEELHLMEDLFKNYDNKTRPAVNPEDKVEIQIKLTLTNLISLSEKEETLTTNVWLGLQWTDHRLSWNVSDYYGIKKIRVPYNTVWLPDVVLENNIDGKFDVAYYANVLINNAGEIEWLPPAIYRSTCAIEITFFPFDFQNCTLAFRSQTYSAKEVDLILATGETGETIEWVDIDPEAFTENGEWTIVHRPARKMINPQYSPEDLEYQEILFNIIIQRKPLFYIINIILPCSLISSLVVLAYFLPAQAGGQKLTTAISVLLAQTVFLFLIAQKVPETSLSVPLIGKYLIFVMCVTTLIATNQIVVLNFSLRSPSTHTMSQSVKHMFLEMVPNFLGMSPLVDDSAETTEMNGVRERRRSSFGLMQRAEEYVLKTPRSEMIFERQRKRHGCKKSIVDSIDVSSTTNLYKSLAQAAPEIKQCVDACNFIAESKRQQNDTGSEIESWVLIGKMIDKVCFWAAILLFIFGTVWIFFTGHFNQVPEFPFPGEDKKYVSDD; this is encoded by the exons TGTGTTGTAATGAGGAATTACATCTGATGGAAGACTTGTTCAAAAACTATGACAACAAAACCCGACCTGCGGTTAATCCTGAAGACAAAGTAGAGATTCAGATCAAGCTGACCCTCACTAACCTGATCTCCTTG AGTGAAAAAGAAGAGACTCTCACGACCAATGTGTGGCTTGGGCTT CAATGGACTGATCATCGTCTCTCCTGGAATGTATCTGATTACTACGGCATAAAAAAAATTCGTGTCCCATATAACACTGTTTGGCTCCCTGACGTTGTCCTTGAAAACAA CATTGATGGCAAGTTTGACGTTGCCTACTATGCCAATGTGTTGATTAACAATGCTGGTGAGATAGAATGGCTGCCTCCTGCGATCTACCGCAGCACTTGTGCCATTGAGATTACCTTCTTCCCATTTGATTTCCAGAACTGCACACTAGCATTCAG ATCCCAGACATACAGCGCCAAAGAAGTGGACCTGATCTTAGCCACTGGAGAAACAGGCGAAACTATAGAGTGGGTGGACATCGACCCTGAGGCTTTCACAG AAAATGGAGAGTGGACCATTGTCCATCGCCCAGCCCGGAAGATGATCAACCCACAGTATTCACCAGAAGACCTCGAGTATCAGGAGATCTTATTCAACATAATCATCCAAAGGAAGCCCCTTTTCTACATCATCAATATCATCCTGCCCTGCTCCCTCATCTCCTCACTGGTTGTACTGGCCTACTTCCTACCTGCACAAG CCGGGGGACAAAAGCTGACCACAGCCATCTCGGTCTTGCTGGCTCAGACTGTCTTCCTCTTTCTTATTGCTCAGAAGGTCCCTGAGACATCTCTGTCTGTTCCTCTCATTGGAAA GTATCTCATCTTTGTTATGTGTGTCACAACTCTCATTGCCACTAATCAAATTGTGGTGCTAAACTTTTCTTTGCGAAGCCCCAGCACCCATACCATGTCCCAGTCTGTCAAGCAT ATGTTCCTTGAGATGGTGCCAAATTTTCTAGGCATGTCACCACTTGTGGATGACAGCGCTGAAACAACAGAGATGAATGGCGTGAGGGAACGGCGGCGAAGCTCCTTCGGCCTCatgcagagagcagaggaatATGTTCTGAAAACCCCGCGCAGCGAAATGATAtttgaaagacaaagaaagaggcACGGTTGCAAGAAATCAATTG TGGACAGCATAGATGTCAGCAGCACCACCAACCTCTACAAGAGTTTGGCTCAAGCTGCACCTGAGATCAAGCAATGTGTGGATGCCTGCAACTTTATTGCTGAGAGTAAACGACAACAAAATGACACTGGATCT GAAATTGAAAGCTGGGTACTGATTGGGAAGATGATCGACAAGGTGTGCTTCTGGGCTGCCATCCTTCTCTTCATCTTTGGCACAGTGTGGATCTTCTTTACAGGACACTTCAACCAGGTGCCTGAATTTCCATTTCCTGGGGAGGACAAAAAATATGTctcagatgattaa